AACGCGCAGGCGGCGATAACCTCGATGACATTCCGCCGGTACCGGAAGAGGGCCACTGCAGCGGCCAGCGCGATCAATGCCGATACCCAGTCGAAGACGCCGGCGAAACCTTGGGGCCATAGAACGTGGTAGCCGAAGAACAGCGCCAGATTGAGGATGACCCCGACAACGGCGGCCGTGATGGCGGTGAGCGGTGCGGTAAACGTGATGTCGCCGTGGGTTGATTCGACCAGGGGTCCTCCCGCCAGAATGAACAGGAATGAGGGCAGAAAGGTGAACCACGTCACCAGTGTGGCAGCCACCGCCCCGGCGAGGAACATGGACTCGGGACCGAAGAGGGCTTTCATGTACCCGCCGACGAACCCGACAAAGGCTACGACCATGATGAGTGGCCCCGGAGTGGTTTCACCGAGCGCCAAACCGTCGATCATTTGTGTGGGCGTGAGCCAACCGTAATGTCCGACCGCGCCCTGGTAGACATAGGGCAACACGGCGTAGGCCCCGCCGAAAGTTACCATGGCCGCTTTGGTGAAGAACCAGCCCATTTGTGTCAGCGTGTGCTGCCAGCCAAAAGTGGCCATCAGCAACGCCATCGGGACAGCCCACAGGAAACTTCCGACGACGGCCACCTTGAGCAATTTCGTCCAACGAAAGCAGGCATGCTCGGGTGTCGGAGTGTGGTCATCGACAAGTGTCGGGCCAAGCGACATGTCGGCTTTAGCGTGGCTGCCACCGGCCCTGAACGTGTCAGGTGCGATCCGACCGCCGAAGTGTCCGATAAGGGCAGCAACGATAATGATCGCGGGAAACGGCACATTGAGCGCGAAGATTGCAATAAAGGAAGCGGCGGCAATGACCCACAGCACGTTGTTCTTGAGCGCCCGGGAACCGATCCTCTGAGCGGCTTGCCCCACAATGGCCGTCACGGCTGGCTTGATGCCGTAAAACAGACCCGCGACCAGCGGCACGTCACCGAACGCGATATAGATCCACGACAAGGCAATCAGAATCAGAAGTGACGGCAGGACGAATAGCGCACCGGCCACGATTCCGCCCCATGTTCGATGCATCAGCCATCCGATATAAGTGGCCAGT
Above is a window of Candidatus Nitrospira neomarina DNA encoding:
- the chrA gene encoding chromate efflux transporter — encoded protein: MNKPEAPPVARTASPPLPVSFRQAVAFWLKLGFISFGGPAGQIAIMHQELVERRRWISERRFLHALNYCMVLPGPEAQQLATYIGWLMHRTWGGIVAGALFVLPSLLILIALSWIYIAFGDVPLVAGLFYGIKPAVTAIVGQAAQRIGSRALKNNVLWVIAAASFIAIFALNVPFPAIIIVAALIGHFGGRIAPDTFRAGGSHAKADMSLGPTLVDDHTPTPEHACFRWTKLLKVAVVGSFLWAVPMALLMATFGWQHTLTQMGWFFTKAAMVTFGGAYAVLPYVYQGAVGHYGWLTPTQMIDGLALGETTPGPLIMVVAFVGFVGGYMKALFGPESMFLAGAVAATLVTWFTFLPSFLFILAGGPLVESTHGDITFTAPLTAITAAVVGVILNLALFFGYHVLWPQGFAGVFDWVSALIALAAAVALFRYRRNVIEVIAACALIGLILKTFIL